The region CACTCCGCGGAAGCCATCGAGCGGACGATGGCCGGCGTGTCCGACACCGCGCGGGCGAAGATGCTGGGGCTGAACGCGGCGCGGCTGTTCGGCTTCGAGGTGCCGGCGGCGAAGGGCCTAGGCTAGCCGCGCTAAAAAACCAGGCGGTGATGGCCCGCGTCAGCGGGCCGGGGGCGCGACGTTCACGCCCTCGGACTTGTTGCGCGTGATGGCCTCCGCCACGAAGCCCGAGGCCTTCACGTCCTCGACGAAGCCGGCGAGGAAAGCCGCGGCGGCGGTGTTCTTCTTCGCGGTGCCGACGGCCTGCTGCACGGCGGTGAACACGCCGTCGAGGATCCGCGCGCCGGGCAGCTTCTTCACATCCGACAGGAGGCGCGGCCGGAGCCCGGAGAGCGCCTCGAGCTTCTCCTTCACGAAGAGGTCGAACGACCCGTCGATGCCCTGCGTCTTCATGAGCTTGGCGTGCTTGATGTTGCGCGAGAGCCAGAGCTCGTAAGCGCTCTTGTCGGCGACCGCGATGCGCACGCCCTCGCGGTCCACCTCGGCAACTGATTGAATGGTTGATCCTGCGGGTACCAAGTAGGTCGCGGGAATCTCCAGATAGGCGGCGGTGAACGCGATCTCCGCGGCGCGCTGCGGCTCGGCGCCGAGGAAGGCCACGTCCCACACGCCGTCGCGCACGGCGTCGCCCAGCTTGCCCGCGGTGTCGAACTTCGAGAACTCGATCGGCACGCCGAGGCGCCTGGCGAGCTCGCGCGCAATATCGGGCGCGACGCCCTTCGGATCGCTCGCGGAGGAGCCGGGGGTGACGAGGAGGAAGTTACCGTGGTTCAGGCCGACCCGGAGCTTCCCGGTCGGCGTCAGCTCGGACTTGACGGCGGCGGAGGGTGTGGTCGTCATGGCCGGGACGTTAGCACGAAGGCCCGTCTTGAGAAAGTGAGGCCGCCGGTCCATAGTCCTTGCATGTTGCCGCCTCGGCCCGCCACCTTCGAGATCGACCTGGACGCCGCCGCCCACAACGTGCGGGTGGCCCGTCAGATGGTCGGTCCCGCACGGAAGATCTACGCCGTCATCAAGGCCGACGGCTACGGTCACGGCGCCGTCGAGATGGGCGAGACGTTCCTGGCTCACGGCGCCGACGCGCTCGGCGTGGCCGATCTGGGCGAGGGCATTCGGCTGCGCCGGCGCGGCGTCACCGCGCCCATCCTCGTCTACCCGAACTCGCTGCCCGAGGCCGCGCCGGACGCTCTCGCGCACGGCCTCACGCCCACCGTGGTCGATCTCGAGAGCGCGCGAGCCTACGCGGAGGCCGCGACGGGCCCCTGCGAGCTCTTCGTCAAGATCGACGTGGGGCTCGAGCGCCTCGGCGTGACGCCAGAGGGGGCGGTGAAGCTCGTCACCGCCATGCTGGAGCTGCCGAATCTGCGCCTGGGCGGCCTCTGCGCCCATCCGCACGCGCCAGGCGGCGCCGACGGCGCCTACGCGGACTGGCAGCTCGGCCGCTTCACCGCGGTCGTGGACGAGCTGGAGGCGCGCGGGATTCGCGTGCCCATCCGTCTGCTTGCCGCCTCGCCGTTCGTCCTGCGCTACCCGCAGAGTTACCTCAACGCCGTCGATCCCGGACGCATGCTCTACGGCATGACCATGAGGGACGAGGAGGCGCCGACGCCCCTGCGCCCCACCTTCCACGCGCTCAAGTCCCGCGTGATCGCCCTGAAGGAGATCACGCCGCGCGAGCGCTTCGCCGACATGGCGCCGTTCCCCGTCGCCGCGCCCCTGCGGCTCGGCGTGATCCCGATGGGCCTGGCCGACGGGCTCCTGTGGCTG is a window of Candidatus Methylomirabilota bacterium DNA encoding:
- a CDS encoding transporter substrate-binding domain-containing protein, coding for MTTTPSAAVKSELTPTGKLRVGLNHGNFLLVTPGSSASDPKGVAPDIARELARRLGVPIEFSKFDTAGKLGDAVRDGVWDVAFLGAEPQRAAEIAFTAAYLEIPATYLVPAGSTIQSVAEVDREGVRIAVADKSAYELWLSRNIKHAKLMKTQGIDGSFDLFVKEKLEALSGLRPRLLSDVKKLPGARILDGVFTAVQQAVGTAKKNTAAAAFLAGFVEDVKASGFVAEAITRNKSEGVNVAPPAR
- the alr gene encoding alanine racemase, with translation MLPPRPATFEIDLDAAAHNVRVARQMVGPARKIYAVIKADGYGHGAVEMGETFLAHGADALGVADLGEGIRLRRRGVTAPILVYPNSLPEAAPDALAHGLTPTVVDLESARAYAEAATGPCELFVKIDVGLERLGVTPEGAVKLVTAMLELPNLRLGGLCAHPHAPGGADGAYADWQLGRFTAVVDELEARGIRVPIRLLAASPFVLRYPQSYLNAVDPGRMLYGMTMRDEEAPTPLRPTFHALKSRVIALKEITPRERFADMAPFPVAAPLRLGVIPMGLADGLLWLHADRVLVRGRPAPILATPSLEHTRIDLTAIPDAEVGDEVVIIGRQGEAEITVGEVARRRSIGVHQVAPTIGPRVTRVYRPVERRTT